A single Dictyoglomus sp. DNA region contains:
- the aroA gene encoding 3-phosphoshikimate 1-carboxyvinyltransferase has translation MRRIMVKKSKGLNGVIEIPGDKSISHRALIFSSLAKGKSKIVNFLFGQDCISTMNCLKKLGVKIEIENNIIHVEGRGLRGLSESEDILDAGNSGTTARILLGILAGQEGLFSVLTGDSSLKKRPMGRVVQPLSQMGAHIIGRKEGNFLPIAIKGKKLRGITYKLPVPSAQVKSCLLLAGLLAEGETKIIEPSLSRNHTELIFEYLNLPLIRNDLEIITHGIEEFSSKDFYIPGDFSSASFIIAGALLVPNSEIILKNCGLNPTRTGMLEVLKKCGAKIHILKEEYWGKEKVGDILVKTSDLTEFIIEGDIVPRLIDEIPILAVIATQAKGKSYFRNVEELRVKESDRIKGILENIRKMGGKGEETAEGFYIEGPTPLKGIQIETFNDHRLAMAFTIAGLIADGETIVERESIDISFPNFIEVLKNIGGEVFEL, from the coding sequence ATGAGAAGAATAATGGTAAAAAAAAGTAAAGGCCTAAATGGAGTAATAGAAATTCCAGGAGACAAATCCATTTCTCATAGAGCTCTTATTTTCTCTTCTTTGGCCAAAGGAAAATCTAAGATTGTGAATTTTTTATTTGGTCAAGATTGTATTTCTACTATGAACTGCCTAAAAAAATTGGGAGTAAAGATAGAAATTGAGAATAATATAATTCATGTGGAAGGCAGAGGATTAAGAGGATTATCAGAATCCGAAGATATCTTAGATGCTGGAAATTCGGGAACAACAGCAAGAATTCTTTTGGGAATATTAGCAGGTCAGGAAGGTTTATTTAGTGTGTTAACTGGAGATAGTTCTCTAAAAAAAAGGCCGATGGGAAGAGTAGTTCAACCTCTTTCTCAAATGGGAGCGCATATCATAGGAAGAAAAGAAGGAAATTTTCTTCCTATTGCTATTAAAGGAAAAAAATTAAGGGGAATAACTTACAAATTACCTGTTCCTAGTGCTCAGGTAAAATCCTGTCTTCTTCTTGCTGGATTATTAGCAGAAGGAGAAACAAAAATAATAGAACCTTCTTTATCTCGTAATCATACAGAACTAATTTTTGAATATCTTAATTTACCTTTAATAAGAAACGATTTAGAAATAATTACCCATGGAATAGAAGAATTTTCCTCTAAAGATTTTTATATTCCTGGCGATTTTTCTTCTGCAAGTTTCATAATAGCAGGAGCATTGCTAGTTCCAAATTCAGAGATTATATTAAAAAATTGTGGATTAAACCCAACAAGAACAGGAATGTTAGAAGTCTTAAAAAAATGTGGTGCTAAGATTCATATATTAAAAGAAGAATATTGGGGAAAGGAAAAAGTAGGAGATATCTTAGTTAAAACCTCAGACTTAACTGAATTTATTATAGAAGGGGATATAGTTCCAAGATTAATTGATGAAATCCCGATATTAGCAGTAATTGCAACCCAAGCAAAGGGAAAAAGTTACTTTAGAAATGTTGAAGAATTAAGAGTTAAAGAATCTGATAGGATAAAAGGAATTTTAGAAAACATTAGAAAAATGGGGGGGAAAGGTGAAGAAACAGCAGAGGGCTTTTATATTGAGGGACCTACTCCTCTTAAGGGAATACAAATTGAAACTTTTAATGATCATCGTTTAGCAATGGCTTTTACTATTGCAGGACTTATAGCAGATGGTGAAACTATTGTAGAAAGAGAGAGTATTGATATTTCCTTTCCTAATTTTATAGAAGTTCTTAAAAATATTGGGGGTGAAGTATTTGAATTATGA
- the aroF gene encoding 3-deoxy-7-phosphoheptulonate synthase, with translation MIIVLRPTATDEDIQKVVEKLKEFNYGAHISRGETRTVIGAIGEKRMEEKILIMEQIEVLPFVEKVIPILTPYKLTLRDLKPEGTKIYINDIEIGGNTIIIMAGPCAVESKEQLRETAKFIKEKGAKILRGGVFKPRTSPYSFQGLGIEGLKLLYEIKEEFKIPVITEIMDPRDLEKALDYIDIVQIGARNMQNFTLLKEVGQIRKPVLLKRGPSATLEELLFAAEYILLGGNNEVILCERGIRSFSDFSRNTLDLNIVPALKEKTHLPVFVDPSHGTGSYKLVPSMAKAAIACGADGLIIEVHPNPEKALSDGPQSLNFSAFESLMKDLVKIANAVGRNI, from the coding sequence ATGATAATAGTATTAAGACCTACAGCTACTGATGAGGACATTCAGAAAGTAGTTGAAAAACTAAAGGAATTTAATTATGGTGCTCATATATCAAGGGGAGAAACAAGAACTGTAATTGGAGCTATAGGAGAAAAAAGGATGGAAGAAAAAATATTAATAATGGAACAAATAGAAGTTCTTCCTTTTGTTGAAAAGGTTATACCTATTTTAACTCCTTATAAATTGACTCTTCGAGATTTAAAACCTGAAGGGACAAAGATTTATATAAATGATATAGAAATTGGTGGAAATACTATAATTATTATGGCAGGGCCATGTGCTGTTGAAAGTAAGGAACAATTAAGAGAGACTGCAAAGTTTATAAAGGAAAAAGGCGCAAAAATATTAAGAGGAGGAGTTTTTAAGCCAAGAACATCTCCTTATAGTTTTCAGGGTTTAGGAATAGAGGGTCTAAAACTTCTTTATGAAATTAAAGAAGAATTTAAAATTCCTGTGATTACTGAAATAATGGATCCTCGAGATTTAGAAAAAGCCTTAGATTATATAGATATTGTACAAATCGGCGCAAGAAATATGCAAAATTTTACCTTATTAAAAGAAGTGGGACAAATTAGAAAACCTGTTCTTTTAAAAAGAGGACCTTCTGCAACTTTAGAAGAATTGCTTTTTGCTGCAGAATATATTTTATTAGGAGGAAATAACGAAGTTATTCTTTGTGAAAGAGGAATAAGAAGTTTTTCTGACTTTTCAAGAAATACATTGGATTTAAATATTGTTCCTGCTCTAAAAGAAAAAACTCATCTTCCTGTTTTTGTTGATCCTAGTCATGGAACAGGAAGTTACAAATTAGTACCTAGTATGGCAAAGGCAGCTATTGCATGTGGAGCGGATGGTTTAATTATAGAGGTTCATCCTAATCCTGAAAAGGCTTTATCCGATGGGCCTCAGTCTTTAAATTTCTCAGCTTTTGAAAGTCTTATGAAAGATCTTGTAAAGATTGCAAATGCTGTAGGTAGAAATATATGA
- a CDS encoding ABC transporter ATP-binding protein: protein MDEIILRIKNFSISYKTRKGILEAVRNANFELKKGETLAIVGESGCGKSSLARGIMRLFPRNLERASGEIYLDGQEILSLDEETFRKNIRWSKISMVFQGAMNSLNPVLKVVYQVAEPLIVHTKIDKETAFKRAKEILSLVGISESFAERYPFELSGGMKQRVVIAMALITNPQIVILDEPTSALDIITQANIMNLLKMLKKEFNLSYIFITHDIATASELADRVAVMYAGEIVEISPAESFYHKPAHGYTMMLINSVPTLKTDKKLRSIPGTPPSLISPPKACRFHPRCQYVMDICRIKEPEMFKKDEEHFAKCYIGESHE from the coding sequence ATGGATGAGATAATCTTAAGAATAAAAAATTTTAGTATTTCTTATAAAACAAGAAAGGGAATCTTAGAAGCAGTAAGAAATGCAAATTTTGAGCTAAAAAAGGGAGAGACTTTAGCAATTGTAGGAGAATCAGGTTGTGGAAAAAGTTCATTAGCAAGGGGCATTATGCGTCTTTTTCCAAGAAATTTAGAAAGAGCTTCTGGCGAAATTTATTTAGATGGACAAGAAATTCTCTCATTAGACGAAGAAACTTTTAGAAAAAATATTCGATGGAGTAAAATTTCTATGGTTTTTCAAGGAGCTATGAATTCTCTTAATCCTGTATTAAAAGTAGTATATCAAGTAGCGGAACCATTAATAGTTCATACAAAAATAGACAAAGAAACTGCCTTCAAAAGAGCAAAAGAAATACTTAGCTTAGTTGGTATTTCAGAGTCCTTTGCAGAAAGATATCCTTTTGAACTATCTGGTGGTATGAAACAAAGAGTTGTTATTGCAATGGCTCTGATAACTAATCCTCAAATTGTAATACTTGATGAACCAACATCTGCATTAGATATCATAACTCAAGCTAATATTATGAATCTTCTTAAAATGCTTAAAAAAGAATTTAATTTAAGTTATATTTTCATTACCCATGATATTGCAACAGCAAGTGAGCTTGCGGATAGGGTAGCAGTAATGTATGCAGGAGAAATCGTAGAAATAAGTCCTGCTGAGTCTTTTTATCATAAACCTGCTCATGGATATACTATGATGCTTATTAATAGTGTGCCTACTTTAAAGACAGATAAAAAATTAAGATCTATCCCCGGAACCCCACCAAGTCTTATATCACCCCCAAAAGCTTGTAGATTTCATCCCCGATGTCAATATGTGATGGACATATGTAGGATCAAAGAGCCAGAAATGTTTAAAAAAGATGAAGAACATTTTGCAAAATGTTATATAGGTGAGAGCCATGAATAA
- a CDS encoding ABC transporter permease, which translates to MAVYLTIVVANAGGYVDKLIETEIRMNVAMAIKEDPTLRGYTEEQKMSLIESQVKTQLKMKGLDKPFFIRSLYHLRNALTLDLGTAMWMTSDSGSMKVKNIILERLPLTILLFTTATVLIFFINLFLGLKLSQKYGSFLDKLIVYLSPLSTIPGWFYGIFLLLIFYSWLHILPHGGFMDFPPPPTLWEKILSVIKHMILPLSAWLISSIFVGTYSERNFFLIYSTEDYVEVARAKGLPQKDVERKYILRPALPPIITSFALSVISSWMGAIITEHIFSWPGLGMVLSQAIGMFDAPVIIGVTVIYAYLLAGTVLLLDFIYAIIDPRVRI; encoded by the coding sequence GTGGCAGTCTATTTAACTATTGTAGTCGCAAATGCTGGAGGATATGTAGATAAATTAATTGAGACAGAAATTAGAATGAATGTAGCTATGGCTATAAAAGAGGATCCAACTCTTAGAGGGTATACCGAAGAGCAGAAAATGAGTCTTATAGAGTCTCAAGTAAAAACTCAATTAAAAATGAAGGGTTTAGATAAACCCTTTTTTATAAGAAGTCTATATCATTTAAGGAATGCTCTTACCTTAGATTTGGGAACTGCAATGTGGATGACGAGTGATAGTGGATCTATGAAAGTTAAAAATATTATTCTCGAAAGACTTCCCCTTACTATTCTTTTATTTACCACAGCGACTGTATTAATTTTCTTTATTAATCTATTTCTTGGACTTAAATTATCTCAAAAATATGGTTCTTTCTTAGATAAATTAATTGTCTATCTTTCCCCCTTATCTACAATTCCTGGATGGTTTTATGGAATTTTTCTTCTTTTGATTTTTTACTCGTGGCTCCATATTCTTCCTCACGGAGGATTTATGGATTTCCCACCTCCTCCTACTCTCTGGGAGAAAATTTTGAGTGTGATTAAACATATGATTCTTCCATTATCTGCTTGGCTTATATCTTCAATCTTTGTGGGTACATACAGTGAAAGAAACTTTTTCTTGATTTATTCCACAGAAGATTACGTTGAAGTAGCAAGAGCAAAAGGTCTACCCCAAAAAGATGTAGAGAGAAAATATATTCTTCGACCAGCACTTCCCCCTATAATTACAAGTTTTGCTTTATCAGTAATTTCTTCCTGGATGGGAGCCATAATAACAGAACATATTTTCAGCTGGCCAGGATTAGGTATGGTTCTATCTCAAGCAATTGGAATGTTTGATGCTCCTGTAATTATAGGAGTAACGGTTATTTACGCGTATCTTTTGGCAGGAACAGTTTTATTATTAGATTTTATTTATGCTATTATTGATCCAAGAGTAAGAATATGA
- a CDS encoding ABC transporter ATP-binding protein → MNNDQILLKIENLKVWFEIKRRLISQPLYVRAVDGINFELKKGESISLVGESGSGKTTLGKTILKLYEPTSGKIYFDGKDITNLNSNDLKWYRRETGLIQQDPFGALPPHFTVYRILEEPLLIHKIGTPEERKERIFRALEDVKLTPVEDFAPKYPHMLSGGQMQRVVIARALIMRPKLVIADEPVSMLDASVRIEILDLLRELQEKFHMSLIYITHDLATVRMFSNWIFIMYAGNLVERAHTNEILNNPLHPYTKALLSAIPDPDPENRKKLRDVPPGEPPNLIDPPPGCRFSPRCQYAMEICSTEPAEIEVKPNHWVKCWLFNK, encoded by the coding sequence ATGAATAATGATCAAATTTTATTAAAAATTGAAAACTTAAAGGTATGGTTTGAAATTAAAAGAAGACTTATATCTCAACCTCTTTATGTAAGAGCTGTGGATGGAATAAATTTTGAATTGAAAAAAGGAGAATCCATTTCTCTTGTTGGAGAAAGTGGCAGTGGAAAAACTACTCTTGGTAAAACAATTTTAAAGTTATATGAACCAACCTCTGGAAAGATTTACTTTGATGGAAAGGATATAACTAATTTAAACTCGAATGATTTGAAATGGTATAGAAGAGAGACAGGTCTTATACAACAAGATCCTTTTGGTGCTCTTCCTCCTCATTTCACCGTTTATAGAATTCTTGAGGAACCATTACTAATTCATAAAATAGGAACTCCTGAGGAAAGAAAAGAAAGAATATTTAGAGCTTTAGAAGATGTCAAATTGACACCTGTCGAAGATTTTGCACCTAAATATCCCCATATGCTTTCTGGTGGACAGATGCAAAGAGTAGTCATTGCAAGAGCTTTGATTATGAGACCAAAACTTGTGATTGCAGATGAGCCTGTATCTATGCTTGATGCCTCAGTTAGAATTGAAATCTTAGATCTTCTTAGAGAATTACAGGAAAAGTTTCATATGAGCCTTATATATATAACCCATGATTTAGCTACTGTTAGGATGTTTTCTAATTGGATTTTCATTATGTATGCGGGAAATCTTGTAGAAAGAGCACATACTAATGAAATTTTAAATAATCCTCTTCATCCTTACACAAAAGCTCTTCTTTCTGCAATTCCAGATCCTGATCCTGAAAACAGAAAGAAACTAAGAGACGTTCCTCCAGGAGAACCACCAAATCTTATTGATCCACCTCCTGGCTGCAGATTCTCTCCAAGGTGTCAGTATGCAATGGAAATTTGTAGTACTGAACCTGCGGAAATAGAGGTAAAACCTAATCATTGGGTAAAATGTTGGTTATTTAATAAATAA
- a CDS encoding ABC transporter substrate-binding protein, which translates to MWRILKSPRISLLLIVLTLFSIIIFPSSAQTLNVNPNGWLDQVVFIPEKDRAKALEMLIKGDIDIYFNEFGDPALFRRIKEDPNLTYGTSFGLYYELTFNPVGPTYKDGRFNPFSNKKIREAMNLIVDRKYIVDEIMGGLGEAKFVPINKGFPEYERYKDTITKLEELYKYNFEKGKNIITSEMKKMGAELRGGKWYYKGNPVVIKFLIRIEDARKIIGDYVSTQLEKLGFTVERMYRTSREASPLWVRGNPEDGQWDLYTGGWITTVLARDMSDNFQFFYLPDSPMSYSPLWRAYKPDKEFRDIANKLAQRNFKSLAERNLLMRKALELSLKDSVRIFLVDQKAAWARRKTIDTAVDFAGGNAARIWPYTLRIAGREGGNVKVGMLEVIIDPWNLIAGSNWMYDTVIYEATLGRNWIYHPYTGLPILLGIESAELTVNAEVPTFPNKGSEGWLKFKKVKTVSVPSDAWYGWDVKKQTMVTAGEAGVKESKVKVVINYGDVLGKKKYHDGTVQNLADYIVEFIIGFERASKDSKLYDESYVASFKSWREQFVAWKIVKENPLIIEYYTNYAELDAELTALWPTTSVLFPWHAHALGIRAEEEGKLAFSASKAQEKKVEWMNYIGGPSLAVLKDMLEKSEKDAYIPFKAFVGKYVSESLAKERYASLKKWFDRFGHLWVSNGPYYLEKPDITAHTVLLKNSKFLK; encoded by the coding sequence ATGTGGAGAATCTTAAAGTCTCCAAGAATTTCTCTATTATTAATTGTATTAACTCTTTTTTCTATTATAATTTTTCCATCCTCAGCTCAAACATTGAACGTTAATCCCAATGGATGGCTTGATCAAGTTGTATTTATTCCTGAAAAAGATAGAGCAAAAGCTTTAGAAATGTTAATAAAGGGAGACATTGATATTTATTTTAATGAATTTGGAGACCCAGCACTTTTCAGAAGAATTAAAGAAGATCCAAATTTAACCTATGGAACATCCTTTGGTCTATATTATGAACTAACTTTTAATCCAGTAGGACCTACATATAAAGATGGAAGATTTAATCCTTTTAGTAATAAAAAAATAAGAGAGGCAATGAACTTGATTGTTGATAGAAAATACATTGTTGATGAAATTATGGGAGGACTTGGAGAAGCAAAATTTGTGCCTATAAATAAAGGATTTCCAGAGTATGAGAGATATAAAGATACCATTACAAAATTAGAGGAGCTTTATAAATATAATTTTGAAAAAGGAAAGAATATAATAACTTCAGAAATGAAAAAAATGGGAGCAGAGCTTCGAGGTGGAAAATGGTACTACAAAGGTAATCCTGTTGTAATAAAATTCCTCATAAGAATTGAAGATGCAAGAAAAATAATTGGTGATTATGTTTCTACTCAGCTTGAAAAATTAGGATTTACTGTAGAAAGAATGTATAGAACATCTCGTGAGGCATCACCTCTTTGGGTTAGAGGAAATCCTGAGGATGGACAATGGGATCTTTATACTGGTGGCTGGATAACTACAGTCCTTGCAAGGGATATGTCCGATAATTTTCAATTTTTCTATCTTCCTGATTCTCCTATGTCCTATTCTCCTCTTTGGAGAGCTTATAAGCCCGATAAAGAATTTAGAGATATTGCAAATAAACTTGCCCAGAGGAATTTTAAGAGCCTAGCAGAAAGAAACCTTCTTATGAGAAAAGCCTTGGAGCTTTCTCTTAAAGATTCTGTAAGAATATTTTTAGTTGATCAAAAAGCTGCATGGGCAAGAAGAAAAACCATAGATACAGCTGTAGATTTTGCTGGCGGAAATGCTGCAAGAATATGGCCCTATACTCTAAGAATTGCAGGAAGAGAGGGTGGAAATGTTAAAGTAGGAATGTTAGAAGTAATTATTGATCCATGGAATCTGATCGCAGGATCTAACTGGATGTATGATACTGTTATATATGAAGCAACACTCGGTAGAAACTGGATCTATCATCCATACACAGGTCTTCCTATTCTTCTAGGAATAGAAAGTGCAGAATTAACTGTTAACGCTGAAGTTCCTACATTCCCAAATAAAGGATCAGAAGGTTGGCTTAAGTTCAAGAAGGTTAAGACTGTATCTGTTCCATCTGACGCATGGTATGGTTGGGATGTAAAGAAACAGACTATGGTTACCGCAGGTGAAGCTGGAGTAAAAGAATCAAAAGTCAAAGTAGTAATAAACTATGGAGATGTCCTTGGAAAAAAGAAATATCATGATGGAACAGTTCAGAATCTTGCAGATTATATTGTAGAATTTATTATTGGATTTGAAAGAGCAAGTAAAGACAGCAAACTCTATGATGAATCTTATGTAGCTTCATTCAAATCTTGGAGAGAACAATTTGTAGCATGGAAGATAGTTAAAGAAAATCCATTAATAATAGAATACTACACTAACTACGCAGAACTTGATGCAGAGTTAACTGCTTTATGGCCTACAACTTCTGTACTATTCCCATGGCATGCTCACGCCTTAGGTATTAGAGCAGAGGAAGAAGGAAAACTCGCATTCTCAGCAAGTAAAGCTCAAGAAAAGAAAGTAGAATGGATGAATTACATAGGTGGTCCAAGTCTAGCGGTTCTAAAAGATATGTTAGAGAAATCTGAAAAAGATGCATATATTCCTTTCAAAGCTTTTGTTGGAAAGTATGTATCAGAAAGTTTAGCAAAAGAAAGATATGCATCACTAAAGAAATGGTTTGATAGATTTGGACATCTATGGGTTAGCAATGGTCCATATTACTTAGAGAAACCAGATATAACTGCTCATACAGTCTTACTAAAGAATTCAAAATTCTTAAAATAG
- a CDS encoding ABC transporter permease has translation MTEELSIYSLKGIFKEILRYKIGIFSLAIFAFFIILIIYAVIAVPYDKTISLWNDSQAWLKYPRNAIPIWWGFLTGKNLPRNIDLSKKGLLNVTSQNPKKIEITYPFNYNYDDFPTDFNIFFKSNFKNEPPTVKIFWEKPNKDKIFLIEYQLGGEESTLYLGNETSIEEKLTEYLKSKLEYHPPYSVSVLRGLFVDTSGNINIEKGEYKLHIEVEFKNQEDTIEIEPIIYGKVYGIAGTDHLRRPLELALLWGTPIDLAFGLGASISITLLHLILATISGWFGGKVDSFIQRLTEIYMVLPFLPLMIMISLFYKLTIWKLLFVLIFLSLFGTGVKTQRALVLQVKTLPYIEAAKAYGASNWRIIFLYIIPKILPPVIPSLIISIPAYVFLEAILSLFGVLDPTQPTWGRIIEDAFRNGALYKGYYYWVLEPSFLLILTAVSFALLGFVIDRIVNPKLKEI, from the coding sequence ATGACAGAAGAATTATCTATCTATAGTTTAAAAGGAATATTTAAAGAAATATTAAGATATAAAATAGGTATATTCTCTCTTGCTATTTTTGCCTTTTTTATTATTCTTATAATATATGCAGTTATTGCAGTCCCATATGACAAGACTATTTCATTATGGAATGATAGTCAGGCATGGCTAAAATATCCAAGAAATGCTATACCTATTTGGTGGGGATTTTTGACGGGAAAAAACCTTCCAAGAAATATAGATCTCTCTAAAAAGGGTTTATTAAATGTGACCTCTCAAAATCCCAAAAAAATTGAAATTACTTATCCTTTTAATTATAATTACGATGATTTTCCTACGGATTTTAATATATTCTTCAAAAGTAATTTTAAAAATGAACCACCAACTGTAAAAATATTTTGGGAAAAACCCAATAAGGATAAGATTTTCTTGATAGAATATCAATTAGGCGGAGAAGAATCTACCTTATATTTAGGTAATGAAACATCTATCGAAGAAAAACTTACAGAATATTTGAAATCAAAATTAGAATATCATCCTCCCTACTCTGTAAGTGTTTTAAGGGGACTTTTTGTAGATACCTCAGGTAATATAAATATTGAAAAAGGAGAATATAAACTTCACATTGAAGTGGAATTTAAAAACCAAGAAGACACTATTGAAATTGAACCAATAATATACGGAAAGGTATATGGTATAGCAGGAACAGATCATTTAAGAAGACCTCTTGAATTAGCTCTTCTTTGGGGAACTCCTATTGATCTTGCCTTTGGATTAGGAGCATCCATAAGTATTACTCTTTTACATTTAATCTTAGCAACCATTAGTGGCTGGTTTGGAGGAAAAGTAGATTCATTTATACAACGATTAACAGAAATATATATGGTACTTCCTTTTCTTCCTCTTATGATCATGATTTCTTTATTTTATAAGCTTACTATTTGGAAACTTCTTTTTGTACTTATATTCTTGAGTTTGTTCGGAACAGGAGTAAAAACTCAAAGAGCTTTGGTTCTCCAAGTAAAAACCCTACCATATATTGAAGCTGCAAAGGCATATGGCGCGAGTAATTGGAGAATAATATTTCTATATATTATTCCCAAAATATTACCCCCAGTAATTCCAAGTCTTATAATATCAATACCTGCTTATGTATTTCTAGAAGCAATATTGTCTCTTTTTGGGGTTCTTGATCCTACTCAACCAACTTGGGGGAGAATAATTGAAGATGCTTTTAGAAATGGAGCTTTATATAAAGGATATTATTATTGGGTTTTAGAACCATCTTTTCTTCTAATATTAACAGCAGTATCTTTTGCATTATTAGGTTTTGTCATAGATAGAATTGTAAATCCAAAACTAAAGGAAATATAG
- a CDS encoding prephenate dehydrogenase, with protein sequence MKIGIIGLGLIGTSLALAFKEQKLFIWGIDIEKTAVDNLLNNGIIEKGDTNLKKLSKEIKESEVIFISVYPSKVLEIVNELKNFLNENQILTDTASIKEKIINYIEKDKFLRKIFIGGHPLAGKEKGGYKEGEVKLFQDKIYFLTPSSEVSDEKLNKITSLIRSIGAKPFIISPYEHDKILSYTSHLPQIISYILSYSVPLEYLCFTGSGFKDSTRLAKSPVDLWMDIIKENEENILKALDDFYKVFNIVYEKINMKDWNELKNFLEKSREKRLEIEVKS encoded by the coding sequence ATGAAGATAGGAATAATAGGTTTGGGACTTATTGGCACCTCTTTAGCTCTTGCATTTAAAGAACAGAAATTATTTATATGGGGTATAGATATAGAAAAAACTGCAGTAGATAATCTTTTAAATAATGGAATTATAGAAAAGGGAGATACAAATTTAAAAAAATTATCGAAAGAAATAAAAGAAAGTGAAGTAATTTTCATTTCAGTGTATCCATCAAAAGTTTTAGAAATTGTTAATGAATTGAAAAATTTTTTAAATGAAAATCAGATTTTGACGGATACTGCAAGTATAAAAGAAAAAATTATAAATTATATTGAAAAAGATAAATTTCTAAGAAAAATATTTATTGGTGGACATCCTCTTGCTGGAAAGGAAAAAGGTGGATATAAAGAGGGAGAAGTAAAACTTTTTCAAGATAAAATATACTTTTTAACTCCATCCTCCGAAGTTTCTGATGAAAAACTTAATAAAATTACATCTTTAATTAGATCAATTGGGGCAAAACCCTTTATTATCTCACCTTATGAACATGACAAAATATTATCATATACAAGTCATCTACCTCAGATAATTTCATATATACTTTCTTATTCTGTTCCTCTAGAGTACTTATGTTTTACTGGATCAGGATTTAAAGATTCTACAAGATTAGCGAAAAGTCCTGTAGATCTTTGGATGGATATCATAAAAGAAAACGAAGAGAATATTTTAAAGGCATTAGATGATTTCTATAAAGTTTTCAATATTGTTTATGAAAAAATTAATATGAAAGATTGGAACGAATTAAAGAATTTTTTAGAAAAATCTAGAGAAAAAAGATTAGAGATTGAGGTGAAATCATGA
- a CDS encoding YerC/YecD family TrpR-related protein, whose translation MKYLNYEPKWLDENIKELVRAILVLETEEEVLRFLEDICTINEIRDLAQRLVVAKMLDEGKSYEEIEKVTGTSSATISRVKKFLYYGADGYKIVLDRLKRLKKGEM comes from the coding sequence GTGAAGTATTTGAATTATGAGCCTAAATGGTTAGATGAGAATATTAAAGAATTAGTTCGTGCTATTTTAGTTTTGGAGACAGAAGAAGAGGTTTTAAGATTTTTAGAGGATATTTGTACTATAAATGAAATAAGAGATTTAGCACAAAGATTAGTTGTAGCAAAAATGTTAGATGAAGGAAAATCTTACGAAGAAATTGAAAAAGTTACAGGTACTAGCTCAGCAACTATTAGTAGGGTTAAAAAATTTTTATATTATGGAGCAGATGGTTATAAAATTGTTTTAGATAGATTAAAGAGATTAAAAAAGGGAGAGATGTAG